In a single window of the Botrytis cinerea B05.10 chromosome 12, complete sequence genome:
- the BcGPR1 gene encoding BcGPR1, with protein MAPLPTHIARTVLQFSSRDIGDNTNEGQDVSISEGLILQKLALSFATASVASSILAFYWFVRMRRSFRHDLIMLLIQSDMFKALWFMVFPIVIFLHGPVEDASNFCQISGFFLSLGIEASDISVLMVAVHTALYIFRPKSSAGEGGLYPYRKIAYAIWIVFPILTSSLAFVNNHEAYVAQGTFCYLPVRPFWYRLALSWIPRYIIFITIVTVYVSIYFYVRFRFRGFENSHSQDSYDSNRRNHVRRSLPPPALTLNGPVTEIRRPSAAYVSERRKQSSSTLESLANMRNNAHQFMWTSVFHSRNRTHSVSPPSEVSAPDTDSYAGASTPQNVSEITNPVLLMPQQILNPLPNPQFRNSWRESIARRLSIDSNGSIYIHPATLQQQNGSAEQGNPYDMNLVNSSGQDLTVSEMIRTREKIRRQLRFLFIYPLVYLGMWTIPFVSHILQFNDKLAVNPPLAINLLTTVFVCAQGAVDCWLFSTREKPWKHIPGTGGTFFGSFKFWVIFFGKGKESQGHGPGKTRNEMAREARQAYKRRDQELAQRRFEAQAGNSVITERGRGDRSWWDVEGADRLGTVGIGAGVAAMTPVQEEFSISTDGESEETSGPSDPVHEHDPVDTSVDGSAINGTDKSGDA; from the exons ATGGCACCCCTCCCAACACACATAGCACGAACTGTGCTTCAATTTTCCTCGAGAGATATTGGAGACAATACGAATGAAGGTCAAGATGTATCGATATCAGAAGGATTGATTTTACAAAAACTTGCATTGTCATTTGCAACTGCTAGTGTTGCTTCTTCGATCCTAGCTTTTTATTGGTTTGTTAGAATGAGACGTTCATTCAGACATGA TCTTATTATGTTATTAATCCAAAGTGATATGTTTAAAGCTTTATGGTTTATGGTTTTCCCAATCGTTATCTTCTTACACGGCCCCGTAGAAGATGCTTCAAACTTTTGTCAAATAAGTGGattttttctatctttgGGAATTGAAGCTTCAG ATATTTCGGTTCTCATGGTTGCTGTACATACTGCGTTATATATCTTTAGGCCAAAATCCTCGGCTGGTGAAGGGGGTCTCTATCCATATCGAAAGATAGCTTACGCCATTTGGATAGTCTTTCCAATCTTAACGTCGTCTCTGGCTTTTGTTAATAACCATGAAGCTTATGTTGCTCAAGGAACATTTTGTTATCTGCCAGTACGACCTTTTTGGTATCGATTGGCTTTAAGTTGGATCCCTCGATACATTATTTTCATCACGATTGTCACTGTTTATGTTTCGATATATTTCTATGTACGATTTAGATTCCGTGGATTCGAGAATAGCCATTCACAGGATAGTTATGATTCGAACAGACGCAACCATGTACGAAGGAGTCTACCTCCTCCAGCTCTAACTCTTAATGGACCCGTGACTGAAATAAGACGTCCTTCCGCTGCTTATGTTTCCGAGAGGAGGAAACAATCCTCATCGACTTTGGAATCCCTTGCAAATATGAGGAACAATGCTCATCAATTTATGTGGACTTCAGTATTCCACTCTCGCAATCGAACTCATTCCGTATCACCTCCATCAGAGGTTTCTGCACCAGATACTGACTCATACGCCGGAGCATCAACACCACAAAATGTATCTGAGATAACCAATCCAGTTCTCTTGATGCCGCAGCAAATACTCAATCCACTTCCTAATCctcaatttcgaaattcatGGAGAGAAAGCATTGCCAGACGATTATCTATCGACTCGAATGGTtccatatacatacatcccGCTACccttcaacaacaaaatgGATCAGCAGAACAAGGAAATCCTTACGATATGAATCTTGTTAATTCTAGCGGTCAAGACTTAACTGTCTCGGAAATGATACGTACACGAGAGAAAATCCGTCGTCAACTTcgatttctatttatttatcctTTGGTCTACCTAGGGATGTGGACAATACCATTCGTATCCCACATTCTACAATTCAATGATAAACTGGCGGTCAATCCGCCACTTGCGATTAATTTATTAACTACGGTTTTTGTTTGTGCACAGGGTGCTGTGGATTGTTGGTTATTCTCCACACGTGAGAAGCCGTGGAAACACATCCCCGGAACGGGTGGAACATTTTTCGGGAGTTTCAAATTCTGGGTTATCTTTTttgggaagggaaaggagagtCAGGGACACGGGCCGGGAAAAACGAGGAATGAAATGGCTAGGGAAGCGCGACAAGCGTACAAAAGAAGAGACCAGGAACTGGCGCAGAGGAGATTCGAGGCGCAGGCGGGTAATAGTGTAATAAcggagagaggaaggggCGATAGAAGTTGGTGGGATGTCGAGGGGGCCGATAGATTGGGAACTGTTGGTATTGGGGCCGGAGTGGCGGCCATGACGCCTGTTCAGGAGgaattttcgatttcgacGGATGGGGAATCTGAGGAAACGAGTGGGCCTTCGGACCCGGTTCATGAGCATGATCCAGTTGATACGAGTGTCGACGGCTCTGCAATTAATGGGACAGATAAAAGTGGTGACGCTTAA